The following is a genomic window from Actinomadura rubteroloni.
CGCGTTCGCCCGCGAGCAGGTCGTCGCGGCCTACGGCCTGGACGAGGTCTGCCGGCAGTGGACGGAACTGCTCGCCGCGGGACCGTCCGCCCCGGCCGCGCCGCTCCCCGCCCGGGAGACGATGACACGGGGATAGCCTGACGGGCGTGACGGGGGAACGAACCACGGGTCGGACGGGGACGGTCACGCGGGACCGGGCTCCGGCGGGACCCGGCGAACCGGACGTGCGGGCCGTGCCGTGGTGGCGCGGCCCGTACGCCGTGCTCGCCGGGCTGATGGTGCTCTGGGCCGTCGGGGTGACGCTCCGGCACCAGTGGGCGGGCGACTTCCGGCTGCACCTGGCGACGATCGAGGCGCTGCAGCGGGAGCCGTGGCATCCGCGCGACCCGATGGTCGGCGCGGCCGACGGCAGCCCGTACTACTCGCCGTACATGGTGTTCCTGGCACTCGCCGGGCACGGCGTCGCCGCGCGGACACTGCTGGAGATCTCCGGTGTCGTCAACGTCGTGCTGCTGCTCGCGGGCGTCTGGCGGTTCGTGGGCCGTCGCGCGGGGGCGTTCCCGGCCGTCCTGACCGTGGTGTTCTGGCTCCTGTTGTGGGGGACAGAGCCGCGCGACTGGAGCGGCTTCCTCGACCTGTACTCGCTGTCGTGGACGCTCAGCTACCCGAGCACGCTCGCGACCGCGCTGATGCTGTTCACCTGGGACGCGGCGCTGACCTGGCTGGACCGTCCGGCGGGATGGCGGCGGCCTGCGCTGATCGGAGTCCTCGGCTTCCTTGTCGTGCTGGTCCACCCGTTCACGGCGGTCAACACGATGATCGGGCTGGCGGCGTTCGCGGTGTGCCGTCCGCACCGGCTCCGCGCCGCGCTGACGACCTGGCGCTCGGCGCGCTGGCTGCTGCTCGCAACGGTCGTCGCGGGGCTCGCGGTGCTGCTGTGGCCGTGGTCGGACATTACGACGCTGCTCGGTGCGTCGGGCGAGTTCTCCGACATCCACCGTCCGCTCATCGAGGACATCACGCGCGACTGGGGGCTGCCCGGTTACGGCCTCGCCGCCGTCTGCGTGCCCGCGCTCGCTCTCGCTGGACGGCGCGCGCTCGGCCGCGAACTTCAGGCGCTGTTCCTCACAGCGGTGTTCGTGCTGGTCGTGGGCGTGCTCGTGCTCGGGAACTACGGGTTCGGACGCGTGATCCCCGTCGTGCTGCTGCCGCTGCACGCCGCGCTCGCGATCCGGCTGGGCACGGCGTCGCGGAAGGTGGCCGTCCGGATCGGGTACGGGCTGGCGGCGCTGCTGTTCTGCGTGGTCGGGGTCGTGGCGAACGTCGGTGGGCTCGTCCGGCTCGGCCATGTGGACGCGGCCGTGGCGAAGAAGTGGAACGTCCGCGACTCGCACAGCCCCTACGACGCGCTCGTGCCGCTGATCCGGCCGGGCAGCGTCGTCATCACCACGCGGCCGTGGGCGCGGCGGGTCGTGAACGCGCGCGGCGCCTACAGTGTGCAGCCCGGCTGGCCGTACCCGTTCGTGAACGAGGATGAGCGGACCCGCGACGCCAAGGCGTTCTTCCGCGAGCGCACCACCGCGCAGGAACGGCAGCGCATCGCCGAGCGCTACCACGTCGCGTGCGTGCTGGCGTGGCACACGTCGCCGCCGCTGAAGCCGGGCGGTCTGGCGGGATTCGACCGGCGAACCGTGTCCGGGAAGTACGTTCTCGCATGCCGTTCGCTGTGACGGACCCCTTCGGCCGTCCGCCTGGGTAGGCTCGCAGGGGTGATGCCGCGCATTCTCCCCGGGTCCGACACGGCGCGCGCGGTTCGGGGGCGCGCCCTGCGGTGCGCCGCCGCGTCGGGGCGCCTCGCCGCCGCGCATCTGCCGTTCGCGGTCGTGCTCGCGGCCGCCGCCGCGATCCGCGTCGTGGCCGTCCTCGGCTATCCAGGCCCGCTCTGGTTCGGCGACTCGATCGACTATCTGCACGACGGCGCCGCGCTGCATCCGAACGCGATCCGGCCGAGCGGGTACTCGATTTTCCTGTGGCTGTTGCGGCCCGTCCACGACCTGACGTTCGTCGTCGCCGTCCAGCACGTGCTGGGGCTGCTCACCGGCGTGATGGTCTACGCGCTGCTGTGGCGGGCGGGACGGCGCCGGTTCCCCTTGGCGGACGGCTTCGGGCGGCTTTCGTGGCGGCGCTGGCTGCCGGGCCTGCTCGCCGCCGCCCTGACCGTCCCGTTCCTGCTGCCGACGTTCGAGGTCTCGCTCGAACACGGGCTCTTCGCCGAGACGTGCTTCACGTTCCTGCTGATGAGCGCGTTCGTCCTCGTCCTGTGGCGGCGGCGGACGCCGTGGTGGGCGGGCCTGCTCGCGGGCCTCCTGCTCGGCGGTGCGGCCGTCACCCGGACGCTCGGGCTCCCGTTCATCGCCCTGATGGTCCTCGCGCTCGTGCTGCGCCGCGCGGGCTGGCGCCCGGTGGTCGCCGCCGTGGCCGCGTTCGCCGCGCCGGTCGCCGGCTACATGTTCTGGTTCCAGTCCGTCCACGGCTCGTTCGCGATGACCGAGACGAACGGGATCTTCCTCTACGGCCGGGTCGCGTCCTTCGCCGACTGCTCGGTGATCAAGCCGGACGCGCGACTCGCCGTCCTGTGCCCTCACCTCACCGACCCGCGCATCGCGCCCGCCTACCAGGTGATGTGGACGGACACGTCCCCGTTCCACCAGTTCCCCGACGGCGTGACGAACAAGGAGGCCAACGCGCTCGCGAGCGAGTTCGCCCGCCGCGCCATCCTCGCCCAGCCCGGCGACTACGCCCACGTCGTCTTCCGCGACACGATGCGCTGCTTCGCCTGGGGCCGTCCGCTCTACCCGACGCCGTGGACACAGCTCTCCTACCAGTTCCCGCGCGGCGAGAACTGGACGGACGACCGGATGCTCACCGCCGAGCTGTACGCGCCGAACGGCAGCGGGGAATCACGCGTCGTCCAGCCGTGGGCGGCCCGGATGCTGACCTACCAGGCGCACGTGCGCATGCCGGGAACGTTCCTCGGCCTCATATTCCTCGCCGGCCTGGCCGTCCCCCTGACCCGCCTGCGCCTCCCCGGTCGCCGCCGCAACCGCACGGCCCTTCTCCACTGGATCCGCGTCCCGATGCTTCCGTGGGGCACGGGCCTGGCCCTCCTGGTCGTCCCCGCCGCGACGGCCGACTTCGACCACCGCTACGTCCTGCCCGCCGTCCCGTTCGCCTGCCTGGCCCTCGGCCTCGCCCTGTTCCAGGCACCCCGCCCCGTCACCGCCGAGCACATCACCGCTGAGGCACCCGAACCGAAGCCGGACGAACTCGCCGAGCAGGCCGGACGGTGAACGTGAAGACGCCCGGTCCCTCGTGGAGGGGCCGGGCGTCTTCGGGGTGGTGGGTCAGCTCGTGCTGGCCACCGGGGTGCCTTCGTCCAGCGGAAGCTCGGCGCGGGCGTCGGCGATGCGGTGCTCCAGCTTGCCCATCGACCGGCCGTAGTCCTTGGTGGACAGCCAGAACTTGTAGATGATGATCAGCTCGAACGTCAGCATGCCGACCGCGGACACCGCCGAGACGGGGATGATCGCGCCGGGAAGCGCCGCCGCGATCAGCGGGGCGACGATGAAGACGCCCATCTGGAACTCGATGCCGCTGATCAGGTGCGGGCGGATCCGGCCGCGCAGCAGCGCGTTGCGGATGCGCGCGTACCAGGGGAAGCGCTTGTTGAAGCCCTGCTGGAGGGCGGCGTTCGGGTTGTCGCCGACGACCCGCTCCTCCATGTCGGCCTCGGGGTCGGGCTGGAGCGCGGCGGACTGGAAGGCGTCCTGCAGCGTGCTCGCCGGGGCCTCCTCGCCGCGCCGCCGCCGGACGGCCAGCTCCAGCTCGGCCGCCTCCTCCTGCGCCGCCCGCATCTTGCCGCGCATCTGGTTGCGGACCTTGTAGATCTCCAGCGCGTCCATGTAGCGGAGCATGTCGAGGAACACGACCCCGACCGCCGCCCACAGGTACGCGACGTTGCCCGTCCGGCCGTACTGGCCGCCCATCAGCGCGCAGGCGCAGGCGAGGACGCGGACGCGGTCGAAGATGTAGTCGAGCCACGCCCCGAAGATCGACCCGGTGCCCTTGAGCCGCGCGATCTTGCCGTCCATGCAGTCGAGCGTGAACGACAGGTGGTACAGCAGGG
Proteins encoded in this region:
- a CDS encoding CDP-alcohol phosphatidyltransferase family protein, with amino-acid sequence MATFTLDDVRQRTYKARDAWWTVLLVDPLASRLVRFTANRTRITPNQLTVGALLLGLGAGACFAVATGPYLLIGALLYHLSFTLDCMDGKIARLKGTGSIFGAWLDYIFDRVRVLACACALMGGQYGRTGNVAYLWAAVGVVFLDMLRYMDALEIYKVRNQMRGKMRAAQEEAAELELAVRRRRGEEAPASTLQDAFQSAALQPDPEADMEERVVGDNPNAALQQGFNKRFPWYARIRNALLRGRIRPHLISGIEFQMGVFIVAPLIAAALPGAIIPVSAVSAVGMLTFELIIIYKFWLSTKDYGRSMGKLEHRIADARAELPLDEGTPVASTS